A single genomic interval of Zunongwangia sp. HGR-M22 harbors:
- a CDS encoding FAD-dependent oxidoreductase encodes MQQSKNIAIVGSGLVGSLLAIYLIKAGHQVTVFDRRPDVRKVEFSGRSINLAMSNRGWDALRRIGLEDEVRKLALPLDKRAMHVNDKPLYFQKYGKDGEAIYSISRGILNRKMIDLAEEAGTVFKFKEKVWDIDMKQTTLYTGDAETAPWKKYEFDLIFGADGAFSRVRHKMQRQSRFNYSQHFIDVGYKELTIPANIDGSHKLDNASFHIWPRGKFMLIAMPNLNGSFTCTLFMPFEGEVSFESIDTEAKAEAFFEQYFPDIKEDISNLKKDFFTHPTSTMVTIKCFPWRYGDKVALIGDSAHAIVPFYGQGMNAGFEDISVLFDKMEKHGDDWRKIFSEYEIARKPNADAIAELSYRNFIEMSSKTADPKFLLQKKIEKKFAENHPESWVPLYSRVTFSNHSYAEALKTGDKQEAIMKEIMNIPDIEGKWDTFEVEHKILELLGEELPV; translated from the coding sequence ATGCAACAATCCAAAAATATTGCAATTGTAGGCTCTGGTCTTGTAGGCTCATTACTTGCAATTTATCTAATTAAAGCAGGTCACCAGGTTACCGTTTTTGATCGTCGTCCAGATGTTCGTAAAGTAGAATTCTCAGGTAGATCCATAAATCTGGCTATGTCTAATCGCGGTTGGGATGCCTTGCGAAGGATTGGTTTGGAAGATGAGGTTCGTAAATTGGCCTTGCCTTTAGATAAAAGGGCGATGCACGTAAATGATAAGCCGCTATATTTCCAGAAATATGGCAAAGATGGTGAAGCTATTTATTCTATTTCCCGCGGAATTTTAAACCGGAAAATGATAGACCTGGCAGAAGAAGCCGGTACTGTTTTTAAGTTTAAAGAAAAAGTTTGGGATATCGATATGAAGCAAACCACACTTTATACCGGTGATGCTGAAACTGCGCCTTGGAAAAAATATGAATTTGATCTTATTTTTGGGGCAGATGGCGCTTTTTCTAGAGTTCGCCATAAAATGCAGCGCCAAAGCAGGTTTAATTATTCGCAACATTTTATAGATGTAGGTTATAAAGAACTTACCATCCCTGCTAATATAGACGGTTCTCATAAACTTGATAATGCCTCATTCCATATTTGGCCCAGAGGGAAGTTTATGCTTATCGCCATGCCTAATTTAAATGGTAGTTTTACCTGTACACTTTTTATGCCTTTTGAAGGTGAAGTGTCTTTTGAGAGTATTGATACCGAAGCAAAGGCCGAGGCTTTTTTTGAACAATATTTTCCGGATATCAAAGAAGATATTTCTAACCTGAAAAAAGATTTTTTTACGCATCCAACTAGTACCATGGTTACGATAAAGTGTTTTCCATGGCGATATGGTGATAAAGTTGCGCTAATAGGAGATTCAGCTCATGCTATTGTACCGTTTTACGGGCAGGGAATGAATGCCGGATTTGAAGATATTTCTGTGCTTTTTGATAAAATGGAAAAACATGGGGATGATTGGCGAAAAATATTTTCTGAATACGAAATTGCAAGAAAACCAAATGCTGATGCCATTGCCGAATTAAGTTACCGTAATTTTATTGAAATGAGTAGCAAAACGGCCGATCCTAAATTTTTGCTTCAGAAAAAAATTGAAAAGAAATTTGCTGAAAATCACCCGGAATCCTGGGTTCCTTTGTATTCCAGAGTAACCTTTTCTAATCACTCTTATGCTGAAGCTTTAAAAACAGGAGATAAGCAGGAAGCAATAATGAAAGAGATAATGAATATTCCTGATATTGAAGGAAAATGGGATACTTTTGAAGTAGAACATAAAATTTTGGAATTACTGGGCGAAGAGCTTCCGGTATAG
- a CDS encoding potassium/proton antiporter, translating to MSITIENILLVGSLLLFISILAGKTSYRFGVPTLVLFLSVGILAGSEGLGGIYFNDPEIAQFIGIASLNFILFSGGLDTNWKSIKPVVWQGISLSTFGVLFTALGVGTFVWAITDFSIYEGLLLGAIVSSTDAAAVFSILRSKNLALKSHLRPTLELESGSNDPMAYFLTIAFLGLVLNPEESIWTIIPLFIQQILIGGLLGFILGKLCKIVINKIKLDFDGLYPVLAIALMFIVFSVTNFMGGNGFLAVYLSGVYLGNQNLIRKKTIMQMFDGLAWLMQIVLFLTLGLLVYPSQIVPVVGIGIIISLFLIFIARPLGVFISLSFFKMKMRRRWYVSWVGLRGAVPIVFATYPLLAGVENANFIFNIVFFVSLSSVIIQGTSLAVVAKWLHVALPNKVKPKSQVESFLSEGAKSVLREILIPEKNHAVGKRIVDLGFPKKAIIAMISRQEQFITPKGTTEIEANDILIVLSEDDRTMTQVYNTLELKNDHEEIE from the coding sequence ATGAGCATTACCATCGAGAACATTCTTTTAGTAGGTTCCCTCCTACTTTTTATTAGTATACTTGCTGGTAAAACTTCTTATCGATTTGGTGTTCCCACATTGGTTCTATTCCTTTCTGTAGGTATTTTAGCGGGAAGTGAAGGTTTGGGAGGTATTTATTTTAACGATCCCGAAATTGCTCAATTTATTGGTATTGCTTCTTTAAATTTCATCTTATTTTCAGGAGGATTAGACACTAATTGGAAAAGTATCAAACCTGTTGTCTGGCAGGGTATATCATTATCTACTTTTGGTGTATTATTTACAGCTCTTGGCGTTGGTACTTTTGTTTGGGCGATAACCGATTTTTCAATTTACGAAGGTCTGCTACTAGGAGCTATTGTTTCCTCTACAGATGCTGCAGCAGTTTTCTCTATTTTACGATCAAAAAATCTTGCCTTAAAATCTCACTTGAGACCAACTTTAGAGCTAGAAAGTGGTAGTAACGATCCTATGGCTTATTTTTTGACCATAGCATTTTTGGGACTGGTACTAAATCCTGAAGAAAGTATTTGGACTATAATTCCTCTTTTTATTCAACAAATTTTAATTGGTGGTTTATTAGGTTTTATACTTGGTAAACTATGTAAAATCGTAATCAATAAGATAAAATTAGATTTTGACGGATTATACCCTGTTTTAGCCATTGCGCTAATGTTTATCGTTTTTTCTGTTACCAACTTTATGGGTGGTAACGGTTTCTTGGCGGTATATTTAAGTGGCGTTTATCTGGGGAACCAAAACCTTATCCGTAAGAAAACAATTATGCAGATGTTTGATGGTCTTGCATGGCTAATGCAGATCGTCCTTTTCCTGACTTTAGGATTATTGGTTTATCCAAGCCAGATCGTTCCTGTAGTAGGTATTGGCATTATAATTTCACTATTTTTAATTTTTATAGCACGACCGCTGGGAGTATTTATTAGTCTCAGTTTTTTTAAGATGAAAATGAGACGGCGTTGGTATGTAAGCTGGGTAGGACTACGCGGTGCTGTTCCTATTGTTTTCGCCACTTATCCACTTTTAGCCGGTGTAGAAAATGCTAATTTTATTTTTAATATTGTTTTCTTCGTTTCCCTTAGTTCGGTGATCATCCAAGGAACAAGCCTCGCTGTAGTTGCCAAATGGCTACATGTGGCTTTGCCCAACAAAGTAAAACCTAAAAGCCAGGTAGAAAGTTTTTTATCTGAAGGTGCTAAATCTGTATTGAGAGAAATTCTTATTCCTGAAAAGAACCATGCTGTAGGCAAACGTATTGTTGATCTTGGATTTCCTAAGAAAGCTATTATTGCTATGATTTCTAGACAAGAACAATTTATCACCCCAAAAGGAACAACAGAAATTGAAGCCAATGATATTTTGATTGTTCTTAGTGAAGACGATCGTACAATGACTCAGGTTTACAATACCTTAGAACTAAAAAATGATCATGAAGAAATAGAATAG
- the msrA gene encoding peptide-methionine (S)-S-oxide reductase MsrA, translating to MKRFFLTTISLVLFACGNNAQNKTVTKPEIANADPVEVPSENGLEKAYFASGCFWCVEAVYESVKGVKESISGYSGGHTKNPTYEQSNTGRTGHAESVEIIYNPEVVSFETLVRVYFGSQNPTQVNGQGPDHGSQYRSIIFYQNEEQKKTIEKVKAEVAKNYDKPIAAEILPFQKFWVAEDYHQDYEKNHPENPYIRNVSIPRINKFKQKFPELLKEDAH from the coding sequence ATGAAACGATTTTTTTTAACAACTATAAGTCTGGTTCTTTTTGCCTGCGGAAATAATGCGCAAAACAAAACAGTTACCAAACCGGAAATAGCGAATGCAGATCCCGTTGAAGTTCCTTCAGAAAATGGACTAGAGAAAGCCTATTTTGCCAGTGGTTGTTTTTGGTGCGTAGAAGCCGTTTACGAAAGTGTAAAAGGTGTAAAAGAATCGATTTCTGGCTATTCAGGAGGACATACCAAAAATCCAACCTACGAGCAAAGTAATACCGGTAGGACGGGCCATGCGGAAAGTGTAGAGATTATTTATAATCCAGAAGTTGTGAGTTTCGAGACATTAGTTCGCGTATATTTTGGATCGCAAAATCCTACACAGGTTAATGGACAGGGACCAGATCACGGTTCGCAATATCGCTCTATTATATTTTACCAAAATGAAGAGCAAAAGAAAACAATAGAAAAAGTAAAAGCTGAAGTTGCCAAGAATTATGATAAGCCGATTGCAGCTGAAATTTTACCTTTTCAGAAATTTTGGGTTGCAGAGGATTACCATCAGGACTACGAAAAAAATCATCCAGAAAATCCTTACATACGCAACGTTTCTATACCAAGAATCAATAAATTCAAACAAAAATTTCCCGAGCTTTTAAAAGAAGATGCGCATTAG